The uncultured Campylobacter sp. nucleotide sequence CGTTTACGCTGTAAAATACGCCCGCGTCGCCGTAAAATTTACGGATATCCTCGATCGGCTCTGAAAATACCGCCATGCGGTTTTTAAAGACTTCCTCGTTATCGTCCGCCCCGCGAGCGCGCCCCAAAACGCGCTGCTCGGCGACCTCCTCGCTGACGCACACCTCGATGACTGCGCTAAGATTTACATCATCGTCTCCTCGCAGTACCTCGTCTAGTTTGCTCATCTGCTCGACGCTTCTTGGATAGCCGTCGATGATGATGAAGTCTTTAGGCGAGCTTTTAATCGCGCTAACGATAGCATTTACGACGATATCAAGCGGCACGAGATTGCCTTTAGATATGAAACCATCTATCTGCCTGCCCAGAGCGCTGCCGCTTGCTACCTCGGCGCGTAGTAGATCGCCCGTGGAGTAGTGCTCGATGCTTTGATTCATCTGAGCGATCATGCTCGCATCGGTCGTTTTGCCGCTTCCCGGAGCGCCGATGATTAGAAAAAGACTTTTCATTTTTGCTCCTTCTTATGAAGCCTAAGACCTAGCTCGCGAAGCTGCTCGTCGGTCACGACGCTAGGGGCTTTGGTAAGCGGACACTGCGCGCGCTGCGTTTTAGGAAACGCGATAACCTCGCGAATACTGCTTGAGCCGGTAACGAGCATCATCAGCCTGTCAAAGCCGATCGCAATACCTCCGTGCGGAGGCGCGCCGAAGCTTAGCGCATCGAGTAGGAAGCCGAATTTCTCCCTCTGCTCCGCAGGCTCGATTTTAAGCAGCCTAAAGACCTTTTCTTGAATGTCCGCCTTATGGATCCTGATGCTGCCGCCACCAAGCTCAATGCCGTTTAGCACGACGTCGTAGGCAATCGAGGTAATATCCTCCAAATCTGGCTCGTCGGGATTGTTCGGCATCGTAAAAGGATGGTGCATCGCGGAGTAGCTGCCGTCGTCGTTTTGCTCAAACATAGGGAAATTTACGACCCACAAAAACTCAAGCCTGTTCGGATCGATCAGACCAAGCTCGTTTGCGAGGAAAATTCTAAATCTACCCATATAATCAAGCACGATTTTCTTTTTGCCCGCGCCGAAAAACACGACGTCGCCGACTTTTAGCTCGCAGCGCTTGATGAGTTCGTCCAGCTCGCTTTTTTCAAAGAATTTTACCAGCGGTCCCTTTAGCCCGTCCTCTTTTACTTGGATAAACGCGAGGCCTTGCGCGCCGAATTTTTTCACGTATTCCTCAAAGCCTTGCATCTGGCGCTTGCTAAATTTCAGATCGCCGCCCTCGACTTTAAGAGCTTTTACACGGTTAGCCTTGCGGTCTTTGGCTAAATTTGAAAAAATTTCGTTGCTCGATTTTTCAAAAATATCGGCTACGTCGATGAAAGGCATATCGTAGCGCAGATCGGGTTTGTCGCTGCCGTAAAGCTCCATCGCGTCCTTATACTCCATATGTCTAAAAGGAGTGACGATCTCGCGGCCGCAGGATTTGAAAATATCCTTTAAAACCTCCTCGGCTACGCTCATTACGTCGTATTGGGTATTGAAGCTCATCTCGATATCGATCTGCGTAAATTCCGGCTGGCGGTCGGCGCGCAGGTCTTCGTCGCGAAAGCAGCGCGCGATCTGGAAGTATTTATCAAAGCCCGAGCACATCAAAAGCTGCTTGAAAAGCTGCGGACTTTGCGGAAGCGCGTAGAAGCTGCCAGGATAGACGCGGCTAGGCACCAGATAATCCCTAGCGCCTTCAGGCGTCGCGCGCGTTAAGATCGGCGTTTCGACCTCCACAAAGCCTAGCCTATCAAGAGCATTTCGCGCGGCGATCGCAGCCTTGGAACGCATCTTAAATTTATCGAAGCTTCCCTCGGCGCGCAGATCCAAAAAGCGATATTTTAGCTTCGTTTCTTCGTTGACGCTTTTATCGCCGATTA carries:
- a CDS encoding adenylate kinase, which produces MKSLFLIIGAPGSGKTTDASMIAQMNQSIEHYSTGDLLRAEVASGSALGRQIDGFISKGNLVPLDIVVNAIVSAIKSSPKDFIIIDGYPRSVEQMSKLDEVLRGDDDVNLSAVIEVCVSEEVAEQRVLGRARGADDNEEVFKNRMAVFSEPIEDIRKFYGDAGVFYSVNGERTVEEIVADINAIIAAQIEKLG
- the aspS gene encoding aspartate--tRNA ligase, with product MRSHYCADLSKNDIGKSVTVCGWVNSYRDHGGVIFIDLRDRSGLLQLVCDPKDSSSAYEVANTVRNEFVLKAVGKIRARGEGLENPNLKTGDIEVVVEDLQIENPSKPLPFVIGDKSVNEETKLKYRFLDLRAEGSFDKFKMRSKAAIAARNALDRLGFVEVETPILTRATPEGARDYLVPSRVYPGSFYALPQSPQLFKQLLMCSGFDKYFQIARCFRDEDLRADRQPEFTQIDIEMSFNTQYDVMSVAEEVLKDIFKSCGREIVTPFRHMEYKDAMELYGSDKPDLRYDMPFIDVADIFEKSSNEIFSNLAKDRKANRVKALKVEGGDLKFSKRQMQGFEEYVKKFGAQGLAFIQVKEDGLKGPLVKFFEKSELDELIKRCELKVGDVVFFGAGKKKIVLDYMGRFRIFLANELGLIDPNRLEFLWVVNFPMFEQNDDGSYSAMHHPFTMPNNPDEPDLEDITSIAYDVVLNGIELGGGSIRIHKADIQEKVFRLLKIEPAEQREKFGFLLDALSFGAPPHGGIAIGFDRLMMLVTGSSSIREVIAFPKTQRAQCPLTKAPSVVTDEQLRELGLRLHKKEQK